A portion of the Gammaproteobacteria bacterium genome contains these proteins:
- a CDS encoding PilW family protein gives MSGSPRFQQGLSIVELMVAIAISLILLTGVVQIFLSSKTSYRLLEATSRVQENGRFAVGFIGEDVRMAGYRGCYRDTPANIEAGINTPTLFNWDYATGIQGNEWTGAGWTPGLNALIAGQVVNGTDVLVTRGLADDGVNLTSTSTTAQIFAVDADNFTNGDIMIVSDCSQSSIFQVTSQASAAGIVTLDHASGGAWVPGNINTNLARVYGTDAQVGRLVTNIYYIGTGASGSPALFRQSTQPGGAMQAQELADDVENMQVLYGEDTDNDGVANRYVTANNIGSLNNVVSVRVSLLIRSEDNIASAEQTYTYDGEDIEAGDLRVRRIFNTTIKIRNRGEL, from the coding sequence ATGTCAGGATCGCCGCGATTCCAGCAGGGCCTGAGCATTGTCGAGCTAATGGTGGCGATCGCCATCAGCCTGATCCTGCTGACCGGGGTGGTACAGATCTTCCTCAGCAGCAAGACCTCCTACCGCCTGCTGGAGGCCACCTCCCGGGTTCAGGAGAACGGCCGCTTCGCCGTCGGATTCATCGGCGAGGACGTGCGCATGGCCGGCTATCGCGGCTGCTACCGGGACACCCCGGCGAACATCGAAGCGGGGATTAACACCCCCACATTATTCAACTGGGATTACGCGACCGGAATCCAGGGCAACGAATGGACCGGAGCGGGATGGACCCCGGGACTGAACGCCCTGATCGCGGGGCAGGTTGTCAATGGAACCGATGTGCTGGTCACTCGCGGGCTCGCGGACGACGGCGTCAACCTGACCAGCACATCGACCACGGCCCAGATATTTGCTGTCGATGCAGACAACTTTACCAACGGCGACATCATGATCGTCAGCGACTGCTCGCAATCGTCGATCTTCCAGGTCACCAGCCAGGCCAGCGCCGCCGGCATCGTGACCCTCGACCACGCCTCCGGCGGGGCATGGGTCCCGGGTAACATCAACACCAACCTGGCCAGGGTCTACGGCACCGATGCCCAGGTGGGCCGACTGGTCACCAACATCTATTACATCGGCACCGGGGCCAGCGGCTCGCCGGCGCTGTTCCGCCAGTCGACGCAGCCGGGCGGCGCCATGCAGGCGCAGGAACTGGCCGATGACGTGGAGAACATGCAGGTGCTTTACGGCGAGGACACCGACAATGACGGTGTCGCCAACCGCTACGTCACCGCCAACAACATCGGATCATTGAATAACGTAGTGAGCGTGCGCGTCAGCCTGCTGATCCGTAGCGAAGACAATATCGCCTCCGCTGAGCAGACCTATACCTACGACGGCGAAGACATCGAGGCGGGTGATCTGCGCGTGCGCCGAATTTTCAACACCACCATCAAGATCAGAAATAGAGGCGAGCTGTGA
- a CDS encoding pilus assembly protein PilX, which yields MKSSRDRQRGSTLVISLMILVVMTLIGVTGIASSTLEEKMAGNTRDQALAFQAAEAALRDGEQYWTNIVSLAAAFNGTNAGLYPADERPDVLDEDTWDNSRAYSGAIDGVKQQPRYIIELLGQIQTDTDDLNLGGYGETSGLSTPFVARVTARAVGGTNNTIVILQSNVL from the coding sequence ATGAAGAGTAGCCGTGATCGTCAACGAGGATCCACCCTGGTCATCAGCCTGATGATCCTGGTCGTGATGACCTTGATCGGCGTGACAGGCATCGCCTCCTCCACCCTGGAGGAAAAGATGGCCGGTAATACGCGCGACCAGGCGCTCGCCTTCCAGGCAGCGGAGGCCGCACTGCGGGACGGAGAGCAATACTGGACCAATATCGTATCGCTCGCGGCCGCCTTCAATGGAACCAATGCGGGACTCTATCCCGCTGACGAGCGCCCCGACGTGCTGGATGAGGACACCTGGGACAACTCCAGGGCGTATTCCGGTGCGATCGACGGTGTCAAACAGCAGCCGCGCTATATCATTGAACTTCTGGGCCAGATACAGACGGACACGGATGACCTGAACCTCGGCGGTTACGGCGAGACCAGTGGCTTGTCCACTCCATTCGTAGCGCGCGTCACCGCACGCGCTGTCGGAGGCACGAACAACACTATCGTCATCCTTCAATCAAATGTCCTTTAA